GGTGCTTACGGAATCAACCTTCTCGTGGCCGGGGATGGGAACTTTCCTGATTGAGAGGATAGAGTACAGGGACTACACCTCCGTTCAGGGGGCGATAGTCTTCTATGCAGTCTTTGTAGCGCTAATCAGCCTTGTGGTGGATGTGATTTACGCGTTACTTGACCCAAGGATAAGATACTGAGGTGGTGGAATGGCGGAAGTCAGAAATCTCGCAACAACAATCTTCAGCTTCCTTCCAGAGGCGGAAGGGAGGTACATGGTCATTTCGGGACTTGCGATAATCATCACTGTCGCATTGATGGCGGTCTTTGCCCCCTTCATCGCCCCCTACGACCCTATAAAGTCGGGAAAGGACGTTCTGCAGCCTCCAAGTGCTGAGCACATCATGGGAACGGATAATCTCGGCAGGGATGTTTTTTCGAGAATCGTTTTCGGCTCAAGAGTTGTTCTTGCCGTTGTACTGTCAGCCTCTCTTGTTTCAACGGTTATTGGCGTCCCTCTCGGCCTCATTTCCGGATACTTTGGCGGAAAGCTTGACAGGCTGCTCTCAATGCTGATGGACAGCATGTACGCATTTCCCGGCCTGATTCTGGCAATTGCAATTGCTGCTGTTCTTGGGCCAAGTGTTTTCAACGCTGTTGTGGCAATCTCTGTTGTTTACGTTCCCACATACTTCAGGATGATTAGGGGGCAGACGCTGAGCGTCAAATCCCTGCTGTTTGTTGAGGCTGCAAAGGCTGCAGGAGCGAGCGACTGGAGGATAATGAGGAAGTACATTTTCCCCAACCTCATTCCAACCCTCGTGGTAGTCTTCTCCCTGAGCGTAGCTGATGCGATTCTCACTGAGGCAGGATTAAGCTTTCTTGGATTCATAGTGAGCGCTCCCACTCCTGACTGGGGATTTGAGCTCGCTTCGGGAAGGCCATACCTGCCTGCGGGCTACTGGTGGATGATTACCTTCCCCGGGCTGATGGTGATGCTGCTCTCTCTCGGCTTTGCATTAGTTGGAGAGG
The nucleotide sequence above comes from Archaeoglobus fulgidus DSM 4304. Encoded proteins:
- a CDS encoding ABC transporter permease, which gives rise to MAEVRNLATTIFSFLPEAEGRYMVISGLAIIITVALMAVFAPFIAPYDPIKSGKDVLQPPSAEHIMGTDNLGRDVFSRIVFGSRVVLAVVLSASLVSTVIGVPLGLISGYFGGKLDRLLSMLMDSMYAFPGLILAIAIAAVLGPSVFNAVVAISVVYVPTYFRMIRGQTLSVKSLLFVEAAKAAGASDWRIMRKYIFPNLIPTLVVVFSLSVADAILTEAGLSFLGFIVSAPTPDWGFELASGRPYLPAGYWWMITFPGLMVMLLSLGFALVGEGLSEIYAPRRER